Below is a genomic region from Parasegetibacter sp. NRK P23.
CGCATCAAAAGCGTGAAAGGCCAACTAAAAAGGCCGTATCATTTTGATACGGCCCCTAAGATAGTATATTTCGGGAAGCATTGTTTAGGCCAGTCCCGCAGCGCTCAGGTACCTTTCCGCATCCAAAGCGGCCATACAGCCACTTCCTGCGGCGGTAACGGCCTGGCGGTAAATCTTATCCTGCACGTCGCCGGCGGCGAATACCCCTTCCACATTCGTTTTGGACGTACCTGGAACAGTGGTAATGTATCCCGCTTCATCCATGTCAAGAAACTCTTTGAAGATGTCTGAATTCGGCTGGTGACCAATAGCCACGAAGAACGCGCTCACGGGAATGGTGGTGGATGCGCCGGTGCTCAGGTTTTTAATCCTTACGGAATCTACTTTGTCTTTACCCAATACTTCTTCGGTATCTGAATGCCAGTGGATCACAATATTGGAGGTCATCTTCACGCGGTCCTGCATTACTTTACTGGCACGCATACCATCTTCCCCTTTGCGCACGATCATGTGTACAGTATTGCAAAGTTTTGAAAGATAGATCGCTTCCTCGCAGGCGGTATCACCGGCACCCACAATTGCCACGTCTTTACCGCGGAAGAAGAAACCGTCGCATACGGCGCAGGCGCTCACGCCGAAGCCGTTCAGGCGTTGTTCACTTTCCAGGCCGAGCCATTTGGCGGAAGCGCCTGTGGAAATGATTACCGCGTCGGCATGAATTTCTTTATTGTCGTCGATCCACACTTTGTGCGGCTTGCTGCTGAAGTCCACTTTTGTAGCGATACCGAAGCGGATATCTGCACCCATACGCTGGGCTTGTTTTTCGAAATGCACCATCATCTCAGGCCCCTGAATGCCTTCCGGATAACCTGGATAGTTCTCCACTTCCGTGGTGATGGTGAGTTGTCCGCCTGGCTGAATACCCTGGTACAACACGGGTTTCATGTTGGCGCGGGCGGCGTAAATAGCGGCGGTATATCCGGCAGGACCGGAACCTATAATGAGGCAGTGCACTTTTTCTATCGAATTTTCCATACCTGGTCTGAGCTTAAAAGATTTTCAATGTGGGCCAAAATTAACCGGAAAAAATCAATTCCGAACGGCGGCTTTACCAACGCCTGTATATCATGTGCATAACCTGTTCAACGGGGGATTTCCAGGGTCAGGTACTGCACCGCGTAGCCTCCGAAATAGCCGAGCGCCCTGCCTTTCAGGTTAGAAGTAACTTTTGTGGGAGAAGAGAATGGGTTACCTATACTCTGGTAACTGAACTCCACGGTGCGCCAGAAATCAAAGGTAGCTTTATCGATGTTACAGAATTTAACGGTTACGGTATCCCCTCTTGAAAAGAACGCGTAATCTTCAAGATCGATCGTGGTGTTCCGGTCGACCCCTTTATCCACCTGAATATCGTAGGTGGTGCCATCCACGATCTGGTCGTCGTAAACGGAGGCGAGCCCGGGGAGAAAAAACCCGTTGTTTACGCGGGTGAAATAACGGATGTAGTTACCGAATCCGGGCGGATCGGTAACCCGGCTCATCAGGCTTACCAGGGTGGTATCCTTGTTTGAATCTACTTTTTTCCACCAAAGGGAGTCTATTGTTTTACTCAAAATGGGAATAGTTGTTTCAGCAGTGATCTCCGTGCCATCCGCAACAATTTTCATACGGTAAGATTTGCCCTGCTCCCCAACGAATGCCGTTGCGAGGTTGGAAGAATCGATAGAATAATAATACAGGCTGGCACCGGAAGGCAGGGGCTGCGCGTATTCTTTTAAGCGGTGCGTGCGTGTTCCGTTTGATATTTCTATGGAAGCGCCGCGCACGAATGAGCCCGTGAGTTCTTCAGGGGTTATTTTGCTGAAATAATTCAGAGAGGTTGTAAGGATAACCCGCGGTGGCATGCCGTTTTCAATATTGCCATCCACCACTATGGAAGGCGTGGTGATTTCAGGAGTGAAGGAGATATTTTTTTCACAGGAAATAAGGAGTAAAACACTGAGAAACACGATAGTGCTTTGCATGAGGCGTATTCCTAAGTGTGTTTTTTTCATGGTTTCTTTAAGGTGATTTTTGTTGGAGCGTTTTGTTTTTGTTTCTCGCAACGACGCCACGGCGCGACGTTGGCGGTTGATTATTTGATACACCCGAATTATATTCGATACTGGTTTAGAACGTGATTTAATTACACTAAATCTTTTAAATCTACTGAAACTTC
It encodes:
- the trxB gene encoding thioredoxin-disulfide reductase, encoding MENSIEKVHCLIIGSGPAGYTAAIYAARANMKPVLYQGIQPGGQLTITTEVENYPGYPEGIQGPEMMVHFEKQAQRMGADIRFGIATKVDFSSKPHKVWIDDNKEIHADAVIISTGASAKWLGLESEQRLNGFGVSACAVCDGFFFRGKDVAIVGAGDTACEEAIYLSKLCNTVHMIVRKGEDGMRASKVMQDRVKMTSNIVIHWHSDTEEVLGKDKVDSVRIKNLSTGASTTIPVSAFFVAIGHQPNSDIFKEFLDMDEAGYITTVPGTSKTNVEGVFAAGDVQDKIYRQAVTAAGSGCMAALDAERYLSAAGLA
- a CDS encoding DUF4249 domain-containing protein, with the protein product MKKTHLGIRLMQSTIVFLSVLLLISCEKNISFTPEITTPSIVVDGNIENGMPPRVILTTSLNYFSKITPEELTGSFVRGASIEISNGTRTHRLKEYAQPLPSGASLYYYSIDSSNLATAFVGEQGKSYRMKIVADGTEITAETTIPILSKTIDSLWWKKVDSNKDTTLVSLMSRVTDPPGFGNYIRYFTRVNNGFFLPGLASVYDDQIVDGTTYDIQVDKGVDRNTTIDLEDYAFFSRGDTVTVKFCNIDKATFDFWRTVEFSYQSIGNPFSSPTKVTSNLKGRALGYFGGYAVQYLTLEIPR